A window of Cyclopterus lumpus isolate fCycLum1 chromosome 14, fCycLum1.pri, whole genome shotgun sequence contains these coding sequences:
- the vps26c gene encoding vacuolar protein sorting-associated protein 26C has protein sequence MSVTLDIRLKRANKVYHEGESVAGVVLLVCKEALQHHGVALTMEGLVNLQLSSKSVGVFEAFYNSVKPIQLISSNVEVAKAGKIPAGKTEIPFEFPLSTKGNKVLYETYHGVFVNIQYTLRCDMKRPLLAKDLSRNCEFIVHCQPQKAKVVPTPVHFTITPATLQNARERSLLPKFLVKGHLDATSCVISQPLTGELVVESSEVPVKSIELQLVRVETCGCAEGYARDATEIQNIQIAEGDVCHGLPIPIYMVFPRLFTSPTLETTNFKVEFEVNVVIVLHDDHLITENFPLKLSRV, from the exons ATGAGCGTCACTCTGGATATTAGACTGAAGAGAGCCAACAAAGTCTACCATGAAGGG GAGTCGGTGGCCGGCGTCGTGCTGCTGGTGTGTAAGGAGGCCCTGCAGCACCACGGCGTCGCCCTGACGATGGAGGGCCTGGTCAACCTGCAGCTGAGCTCCAAGAGCGTCGGCGTCTTCGAGGCGTTCTACAACTCCGTCAAG CCCATCCAGCTGATCAGCAGCAACGTGGAGGTGGCCAAGGCCGGGAAGATCCCCGCCGGGAAGACGGAGATCCCCTTCGAGTTCCCTCTGAGCACCAAAGGAAACAAAGTGCTGTACGAGACGTACCACGGCGTCTTCGTCAACATCCAGTACACGCTGCGCTGCGACATgaagcgccccctgctggccaaaGACCTGAGCAGGAACTGCGAGTTCATCGTTCACTGTCAG CCCCAGAAAGCTAAAGTGGTGCCCACGCCGGTCCACTTCACCATCACGCCGGCGACGCTGCAGAACGCCCGCGAG AGGAGTTTACTGCCAAAGTTCCTCGTCAAAGGCCACCTGGACGCCACCAGCTGTGTGATCAGCCAGCCGCTGACCggggagctggtggtggagagCTCCGAGGTCCCCGTGAAGAGCATCGAGCTGCAGCTCGTACGAGTGGAAACCTGCG GTTGCGCCGAAGGTTACGCCAGAGACGCCACGGAGATCCAGAACATCCAGATCGCCGAGGGCGACGTCTGCCACGGCCTGCCGATCCCCATCTACATGGTGTTCCCCCGGCTGTTCACCAGCCCCACGCTGGAGACCACCAACTTCAAAGTCG AGTTCGAGGTCAACGTGGTCATCGTGCTTCATGACGATCACCTGATCACGGAGAACTTCCCCCTGAAGCTGAGCCGAGTCTGA
- the kcnj15 gene encoding ATP-sensitive inward rectifier potassium channel 15: MATRKAEVQRRIVSKDGHNNVRIDNVEGMVKLYLHDIWTTVVDMKWRYKLTLFASTFVMTWFIFGVVFYFIGMGNGDFEPGAAANRTACVVNVETLTGAFLFSLESQTTIGYGFRYISEECPLAIFTLVAQLVITGLAEIFVTGAFLAKLARPKKRAETIKFSQSAVVCRRRGALCLMVRVANMRKSLLIQCQLTGKLLHSNVTEEGEKTQIHQSSVDFFMDSSGECPFLILPLAFYHVLDERSPLAGLNAENLLTRDFELLVTLNATMESTAATCQSRTSYVPQEILWGYELKPVLFSTTGGRYVADFNFFDKVQASNDAAFLSGAAEKLKLEEDFKKE; this comes from the coding sequence ATGGCGACCAGGAAGGCCGAGGTGCAGCGGAGGATCGTGTCCAAGGACGGCCACAACAACGTGCGCATCGACAACGTGGAGGGCATGGTGAAGCTGTACCTGCACGACATCTGGACCACCGTGGTGGACATGAAGTGGCGCTACAAGCTCACGCTGTTCGCCTCCACCTTCGTCATGACGTGGTTCATCTTCGGCGTGGTCTTCTACTTCATCGGCATGGGCAACGGGGACTTCGAGCCCGGCGCCGCCGCCAACCGCACGGCCTGCGTGGTGAACGTGGAGACCCTCACCGGGGCCTTCCTGTTCTCCCTGGAGTCCCAGACCACCATCGGCTACGGCTTCCGCTACATCTCCGAGGAGTGCCCGCTGGCCATCTTCACGCTGGTGGCGCAGCTCGTCATCACCGGCCTGGCGGAGATCTTCGTCACCGGCGCCTTCCTGGCCAAGCTGGCCCGCCCCAAGAAGCGGGCGGAGACCATCAAGTTCAGCCAGTCGGCGGTGGTCTGCCGGCGGCGCGGCGCGCTGTGCCTGATGGTGCGGGTGGCCAACATGAGGAAGAGCCTGCTGATCCAGTGCCAGCTGACGGGGAAGCTGCTGCACTCCAACGTGACGGAGGAGGGCGAGAAGACGCAGATCCACCAGAGCTCCGTGGACTTCTTCATGGACTCCAGCGGCGAGTGCCCGTTCCTCATCCTGCCGCTCGCCTTCTACCACGTGCTGGACGAGCGCAGCCCGCTGGCCGGCCTCAACGCCGAGAACCTGCTCACGCGCGACTTCGAGCTGCTGGTGACGCTCAACGCCACCATGGAGTCCACCGCCGCCACGTGCCAGAGCCGCACCTCCTACGTGCCCCAGGAGATCCTGTGGGGCTACGAGCTGAAGCCGGTGCTCTTCAGCACCACCGGGGGGCGCTACGTGGCCGACTTCAACTTCTTCGACAAGGTGCAGGCGAGCAACGACGCCGCCTTCCTGAGCGGCGCCGCGGAGAAGCTGAAGCTGGAGGAGGACTTCaagaaggagtag
- the smg8 gene encoding protein SMG8, which translates to MKESVAALPVSMGALLRAELHEDHRDDALCVVGVFGKSGSQLGPQKETVLNSLADKHMFPLFCGPEDGGSADSRVEAFYHRESRVLYLLLSSVCDSRQLLRACESLGAGTGHSDAHDAWKNLDRQHCLHLLYLFSVCHVLLLVHPNQTFDVTHDRLFRALDALRQKVLPLIRAAIKDCPVSKEWKLNCRPCPPRLLFVFQMNGSLKVSPTSSESGGNPDKPKKHSPRRRLQHALEDQIYRIFRKSRVLTNQSSNCLFTVPANQAFVYVVPAADEDPVGALLSQLRSNCAPCEPDSAPAVTGPRRYQQMRRSARQAVAAAGDPASVLLGGQPADCSLGEFLWQHVELVLTKKGFDDSVGRNPQPAHFELPAYSKWVQVASRIHQVLVGDAEEDVAELASKVRGQLKVLEGFLDADTKFSENRCQKALPLAHSAYQSNLPHNYTTTVHKNQLAQALRVYSQHARGVAFQRYALQLHEDCYKFWSNGHQLCEERSLSDQHCVHKFHLLPQPGEKTDMDRNPPVLNHNSRGRSTSSCNCGRKQAPREDPFDAQGANYDFYQLLEEKCCGKLERIEFPVFQPSTPDPAPACNRVQGPPSEASASGDAERLKEPGAAQSHTPPDASLSLALSLGQSTDSLGPYGDGEGTETQVQQKRPSLVDRQPSTVEYLPGMMHKGCPKGLLPKFSSWSLLKLGPAKSYNCHAGLEQPGFLPGSSFLLPWDLVIRSRSEEDAGLTEPLDGGTSSWPAPNKTLVGKRGSTGGLGRSRRRDDVARIFVGFEYEDARGRRFISCGPDKIVKVLGPGGAKDSATRVLNTDMPLYIPSPSQGRGLKAHFAQLTRLFIVVPDAPLEVTLNPQVQPGPPPCPVFHPEQTDLVLPPDGFWVLRFPYSYSTDRGPCYPPKENQPLNNHKVLRAILKATTASPPPQ; encoded by the exons ATGAAGGAGTCCGTCGCGGCTCTCCCGGTGAGCATGGGGGCTCTGCTGCGGGCGGAGCTCCACGAGGACCACCGGGACGACGCGCTGTGCGTGGTGGGGGTGTTCGGGAAGAGCGGCTCGCAGCTCGGGCCCCAGAAGGAGACGGTGCTCAACAGCCTGGCGGACAAGCACATGTTCCCGTTGTTCTGCGGGCCGGAGGACGGCGGCTCGGCGGACAGCCGCGTGGAGGCGTTCTACCACCGGGAGAGCCGCGTGCTGTACCTGCTGCTCTCCTCCGTGTGCGACAGCCGACAGCTGCTGCGGGCCTGCGAGTCCCTGGGCGCGGGCACGGGCCACTCGGACGCGCACGACGCGTGGAAGAACCTGGACCGGCAGCACtgcctccacctgctctacCTGTTCTCCGTGTGCCACGTGCTGCTGCTCGTGCACCCGAACCAGACCTTCGACGTGACCCACGACCGGCTCTTCCGGGCCCTGGACGCCCTGCGGCAGAAGGTGCTGCCCCTGATCCGGGCGGCCATCAAGGACTGCCCGGTGTCCAAGGAGTGGAAGCTCAACTGCCGGCCGTGCCCCCCGAGGCTGCTCTTCGTGTTCCAGATGAACGGCTCTCTGAAG GTCTCGCCGACCAGCTCCGAGTCCGGAGGAAACCCCGACAAGCCCAAGAAGCACTCCCCCCGGCGCCGGCTGCAGCACGCGCTGGAGGACCAGATCTACCGCATCTTCCGTAAAAGCCGCGTCCTCACCAACCAGAGCAGCAACTGCCTGTTCACCGTGCCCGCCAACCAGGCCTTCGTGTACGTGGTCCCGGCGGCGGACGAGGACCCCGTGGGCGCCCTGCTCAGCCAGCTGCGGTCCAACTGCGCCCCGTGCGAGCCGGACTCCGCCCCCGCGGTGACGGGCCCGCGGCGCTACCAGCAGATGCGGCGCTCGGCGCGGCAGGCCGTCGCCGCCGCCGGAGACCCCGCCAGCGTGCTGCTGGGCGGCCAGCCGGCGGACTGCAGCCTGGGGGAGTTCCTCTGGCAGCACGTGGAGCTGGTGCTCACCAAGAAGGGCTTCGACGACAGCGTCGGGCGCAACCCGCAGCCGGCGCACTTCGAGCTGCCGGCCTACTCCAAGTGGGTCCAGGTGGCCTCCCGGATCCACCAGGTGCTGGTCGGCGACGCCGAGGAAGACGTGGCGGAGCTGGCCTCCAAGGTGCGGGGCCAGCTGAAGGTGCTGGAGGGGTTCCTCGACGCCGACACCAAGTTCTCGGAGAACCGGTGCCAGAAAGCCCTGCCGCTGGCCCACAGCGCCTACCAGTCCAACCTGCCCCACAACTACACCACCACGGTGCACAAGAACCAGCTGGCGCAGGCTCTGCGCGTGTACAGCCAGCACGCCAGGGGCGTGGCCTTCCAGCGCTACGCCCTGCAGCTCCACGAGGACTGCTACAAGTTCTGGAGCAACGGCCACCAGCTGTGCGAGGAGCGCAGCCTCTCGGACCAGCACTGCGTCCACAAGTTCCACCTGCTGCCTCAGCCAG GAGAGAAGACGGACATGGACCGCAACCCGCCCGTCCTGAACCACAACAGCAGGGGGCgctccaccagctcctgcaACTGTGGCAGGAAGCAGGCGCCCCGCGAGGACCCGTTTGACGCTCAGGGCGCCAACTACGACTTCTACCAG ctgctggaggagaaatGCTGCGGGAAGCTGGAGCGGATCGAGTTCCCCGTGTTCCAGCCCAGCACCCCAGACCCGGCTCCGGCCTGTAACCGGGTCCAGGGACCCCCGAGCGAGGCCTCGGCGTCCGGCGACGCGGAGCGGCTGAAGGAGCCGGGCGCCGCCCAGAGCCACACCCCCCCAGACGCCAGCCTCAGCCTGGCCCTCAGTCTGGGCCAGTCCACCGACAGCCTGGGGCCCTACGGGGACGGAGAGGGAACCGAGACCCAGGTCCAGCAGAAGAGGCCGAGCCTCGTGGACCGGCAGCCCTCCACGGTGGAGTACCTCCCGGGCATGATGCACAAGGGCTGCCCCAAGGGCCTCCTCCCCAAGTTCTCCAGCTGGTCTCTGCTCAAACTGGGTCCGGCCAAGTCCTACAACTGCCACGCCGGTCTGGAGCAGCCGGGCTTCCTCCCCggctcctccttcctgctgCCGTGGGACTTGGTGATCCGCTCTCGGTCGGAGGAGGACGCGGGTCTGACGGAGCCCCTGGACGGGGGCACCTCCTCGTGGCCGGCCCCCAACAAGACCCTGGTGGGGAAGCGAGGGAGCACCGGGGGTCTGGGCAGGAGCCGCAGGAGGGACGACGTGGCCCGCATCTTCGTGGGCTTCGAGTACGAGGACGCCCGGGGGAGGCGCTTCATCAGCTGCGGCCCGGATAAGATCGTGAAGGTTTTGGGTCCGGGGGGCGCCAAAGACTCGGCCACCCGGGTGCTGAACACCGACATGCCGCTCTACATCCCGTCCCCCTCGCAGGGCCGCGGGCTGAAGGCCCACTTCGCCCAGCTGACCCGGCTCTTCATCGTGGTGCCGGACGCTCCGCTGGAGGTCACCCTCAACCCACAG GTGCAGCCCGGTCCCCCTCCCTGCCCGGTGTTCCACCCGGAGCAGACGGACCTGGTGTTGCCGCCTGACGGCTTTTGGGTTCTGCGGTTCCCTTATTCCTACTCGACGGATCGCGGCCCCTGTTACCCCCCCAAGGAGAACCAGCCCCTCAACAACCACAAGGTGCTGCGAGCCATCCTGAAGGCCACGACCGCCAGCCCGCCGCCGCAGTGA